The genomic segment AGATCTCCCAAGAAAGAATATCTCTAGGTAGTCTATACTCTGGGATACCAACTGCCATCATACCACCTTTCACAGGAAGTTTTTCAAAAACAGTTACCTCATATCCTTTTCTAATCATATCTAGAGCAGATTGCATACCTGAAGGTCCAGCTCCAATAACAGCAATTTTTTTACCAGTGGCAGGAGCTTTCTTCATACTCCATAACTTCTCATTGTCATAGTGATCAGCTATATATCTTTTAAGACCAGCGATAGACATAGGTGAATGAATCTCAGCTATCTTACACTTCCCTTCACAAGGATGAGCACAGATACGTCCCAATGTTCCAGGTAGGAAAAGCTTCTCTCTAACTGTAAGTAAAGCTTCTTCTCCCTTTCCCTCTCTAAGTAATCTTATATACTCTTTTACATCAGTATGCATAGGGCAAGTTGCAACACAAGCAGGAGTTTCCTCTCCCATACACTCTGATACAATTTTTTTCATATTATCGATTATCTCGGTTTTTAGCATAATTAAAATCCTCCTATTTTGATTTTTTAGGTTCTATTGCAAAGATGAATACTCCAGCAACAATTACCAATCCCCAGATAATTAAGTGTGAATTTGCAGGTGCTCCAAATAAAACTATACTAAATACTATTGTCCAAAGTGCAGCAGTAGAGTTAAGAGCAGTACCCATAGCAGCTCCAATCAGATCAACTGCTTTATACCAACATAGATAAGTGATAGCTCCAAAGATAGCAATTCCAGCAAATTTCAAGAAAACACCAGTTTTTACAACTTCAAGAGCAGTATAAATCTCTCCAGAAAGTGGTAAAACTAAGAAACCATAGACAACCATAGATATGAAATATCTTAAACAAAGAAATTGTTGAGGAGCAGCTTGAATGTGATCCTCATCTTTTATATGTTTCATAGCAAAACCAATAATAACCCCTTCAGATGCCCAACCTAATACGGCTAAAAGAGCAAATAATATACCTGTACCAAATGTAGCTGGTATATCTCCAGTAGGTTTAAATCCTAACATAAAAGATCCTAAAAGACTGATAAAGATACCAAGAACAGCTCTTTTAGAAAGCTTCTCTTTAAGTAAAAAATATGATAATAAAGCTCCAACACCAGGATAGATAACTGATATACTAGAAGCATATGGAGCAGTAGCATATTTAATAGCTAGTAGATAGGCACTCATACCCACAGGAGCACCAACTAATGCAGCTACAGCAGTAGCTTTTCCTTTTTTTGTTTTTAATAATTGAAAACTTCCATAAAGTTGCTTTGAGAAAAGTAAAGTAAGTCCGATCCAGAAAAAAGCAAAACTATCGTGAAAAAATGCAGAAACTAATGGCGTGACTCCAACAGCACCCATCAAAATAGAGTCAAGTCCCCAAGCTAAACCAACAGTGATTCCTAATAAAATACCCTTCGTCCTATTGTTCATTAAAAAACTCCTTTTTATAAAATATTTAAATTTAAAATTTTAACATAATAACAAGCAATATCTATGCCAAGTGTTTTAATAGTGTAAAATTGCATTGCTATTAAAAAAATAAAAATAAAATTAGAAATATGTCATTTTTTGTTATATAATTAATGTAAATAATAATTACAGTGTCATTTATAATGACAGATAAAAGGGAGGGGGAAGTTTTAATGATTTCGTGGGAGATTCTAGATAAGATTGGAATAGGGGTAGCAGTATACTCTAAAGAGGGAGATATTGAGTATATAAATGAGTATGGAGATAGGTATTTTAATAAAAATTATACCAATATTTTTGATATATTTTCAGAATTAGATAGAAAAGAGATATTAAAAGGGGATTTTAAAATCTTGAGTAAAAACTACAATGGTATATTTATTATGCTTTTTCCTCAAAAGGAGAACAATCTAATTCTTTTTAAGGAGCAGGAGTTTTTTAAATCTTTTTCAAGTAAGGGTAGAAAATACTATGATTCAAAAGAGGAATACTCATTTGAGAATGTTATTGGAGAGAGTAAAGAGATAAAAAAAATAATAGAAGAGTGTAAAAAGATAGCAGATAATAATATGAATCTATTGATTACTGGTGAGAGTGGAACAGGAAAGGAGTTTTTTGCAAGGG from the Fusobacterium sp. SYSU M8D902 genome contains:
- a CDS encoding DMT family transporter, whose amino-acid sequence is MNNRTKGILLGITVGLAWGLDSILMGAVGVTPLVSAFFHDSFAFFWIGLTLLFSKQLYGSFQLLKTKKGKATAVAALVGAPVGMSAYLLAIKYATAPYASSISVIYPGVGALLSYFLLKEKLSKRAVLGIFISLLGSFMLGFKPTGDIPATFGTGILFALLAVLGWASEGVIIGFAMKHIKDEDHIQAAPQQFLCLRYFISMVVYGFLVLPLSGEIYTALEVVKTGVFLKFAGIAIFGAITYLCWYKAVDLIGAAMGTALNSTAALWTIVFSIVLFGAPANSHLIIWGLVIVAGVFIFAIEPKKSK